Proteins co-encoded in one Vibrio aquimaris genomic window:
- a CDS encoding GNAT family N-acetyltransferase — MKFRQAAFKDIDMMAEIRLSVVENVLSDPSKITRKMYEDYLDRRGRGWVCELDNKVIGFSYADREVNSIWALFVLREYEGIGVGKGLIQLATCWLFDLGAKKVTLDTEANTRADIFYKSQGWTREGMKNEHEVTYSLLCAHMPNK, encoded by the coding sequence GTGAAGTTTAGACAGGCTGCCTTCAAAGATATAGATATGATGGCTGAAATAAGGCTTTCAGTGGTTGAAAATGTTCTATCAGACCCAAGTAAAATCACACGGAAAATGTATGAGGACTATCTTGATAGACGAGGTAGAGGTTGGGTGTGTGAATTGGATAATAAGGTTATCGGGTTTTCATATGCTGATAGAGAGGTCAATTCTATTTGGGCGCTTTTTGTTTTACGTGAATATGAAGGTATTGGTGTAGGTAAGGGTTTGATTCAACTGGCTACTTGTTGGCTTTTTGATCTTGGAGCGAAAAAAGTTACTCTTGATACAGAAGCAAACACAAGAGCAGATATCTTTTATAAATCTCAAGGTTGGACTAGAGAGGGCATGAAAAATGAGCATGAAGTTACATACTCTTTATTGTGTGCTCATATGCCTAATAAGTGA
- a CDS encoding 2'-5' RNA ligase family protein: MTKKQDHELGRPLTVTKITRKLSDSGQSQHGLAGLWTVIKKRCRKVFKLNNPDTSNRTISGHNKDLDRTTYYSRKQACNENPKMVIQIFKDHILDLDRSGGPNSNFKALQAGSKSELSFDDAKKLQTLAKQNQYKTAMAPVYIKFVDYLRDRGHTQEIGAEQLVSTVSSLINRPNEIVVNHSDKPNFYEMKIIQALTSPKSLSVPDIMSLSQLLTLKQSESVTYKQLIDLVTDMKNMSNDERDEAIASMSDGIMVSHPNKPNFHEMKIIQGLTRPNSLSAPNIMILSQELASKNQNEVTVKQLTDEVKRVASLTEEQKNETLSELGRKHANHLAWLHFDKKSEDKVIGTLLTPIENMKGEIGRITKHNEAHITVAFFGHQPNENFIRNVGLDVNKTVTLRFSKAEIFNNHLVITNEKGAESEGLKDIHNALIKKASEAGIELSDTYNGKNYRPHITLVRDIPIERQAELLEQFNYLNHEPITLTGNIAVGYTSLYTVDDEQSHYHDINELDD, translated from the coding sequence ATGACCAAGAAACAAGACCATGAACTTGGTAGACCGCTCACAGTGACAAAAATCACAAGAAAGTTGTCCGACTCTGGCCAAAGCCAACATGGTCTAGCAGGGCTCTGGACAGTTATAAAAAAACGTTGCAGAAAAGTATTTAAGCTAAACAATCCTGACACGTCTAACCGAACCATTTCAGGACACAATAAAGATTTAGATAGGACAACGTATTATTCTAGAAAACAAGCCTGCAATGAAAACCCTAAAATGGTAATTCAAATATTTAAGGATCATATACTTGACCTTGATAGGAGTGGAGGCCCAAATTCGAACTTTAAAGCTTTACAGGCAGGCTCTAAGAGCGAGCTTAGTTTTGACGATGCAAAAAAACTTCAAACCCTAGCTAAACAAAACCAATACAAAACGGCAATGGCTCCTGTATATATCAAATTTGTAGATTATTTAAGAGACCGAGGACATACTCAAGAGATAGGCGCAGAGCAGTTAGTCAGTACTGTAAGTTCATTAATTAATCGACCTAATGAAATAGTGGTTAATCACTCTGATAAACCAAATTTCTATGAAATGAAAATAATACAAGCGTTAACGAGTCCCAAGTCTTTGTCAGTTCCCGATATTATGTCCCTCAGCCAACTACTAACTCTAAAGCAGAGCGAGAGTGTGACTTATAAACAGCTCATCGATTTAGTAACAGATATGAAAAATATGTCAAACGATGAGAGAGATGAAGCAATCGCCTCTATGAGTGATGGAATTATGGTTAGTCACCCGAATAAACCTAATTTCCATGAAATGAAAATAATTCAAGGGCTAACACGTCCTAATTCTTTGTCAGCTCCGAACATAATGATCCTTAGTCAAGAATTAGCGTCAAAGAATCAAAATGAGGTTACAGTTAAGCAGCTTACAGATGAGGTTAAACGGGTAGCAAGTCTAACTGAAGAACAAAAGAATGAAACATTATCTGAGCTAGGTAGAAAGCATGCTAATCACCTTGCATGGTTACATTTTGATAAAAAGTCAGAGGATAAGGTAATTGGAACACTTCTGACACCTATCGAAAACATGAAAGGTGAGATAGGTCGGATAACAAAGCACAATGAAGCACATATAACAGTCGCTTTTTTCGGGCATCAACCAAATGAAAATTTTATCCGCAATGTTGGTTTGGATGTTAACAAGACAGTTACTTTAAGATTTAGTAAAGCCGAAATCTTTAACAATCACTTAGTGATAACAAATGAGAAAGGTGCTGAATCTGAGGGACTTAAAGATATTCACAACGCTCTGATTAAAAAAGCTAGTGAAGCAGGTATTGAGCTCAGCGATACGTATAATGGCAAAAATTATAGGCCACACATAACCTTGGTTAGAGATATTCCGATCGAAAGACAAGCTGAGCTACTCGAACAGTTTAATTATCTAAATCATGAGCCCATCACTCTAACGGGAAATATAGCAGTTGGTTATACCTCTTTATATACAGTTGATGACGAACAAAGCCATTATCATGATATCAACGAACTAGACGATTAA
- a CDS encoding ABC-F family ATPase: MISTNNITQQFGAKPLFENISVKFGDGNRYGLIGANGCGKSTFMKILSGELDPTGGNVSYDPNERVAKLNQDQFAYEEFTVIDTVIMGFKELWEVKKERDRIYSLPEMTEEDGIKVAELEVEFAEMDGYMADAKAGELLLAVGIPEEQHYGLMSEVAPGWKLRVLLAQVLFADPHIMLLDEPTNNLDMDTIRWLEDTLNQRNCTMIIISHDRHFLNSVCTHMADLDYGELRLFAGNYDEYMVAATQARERLLADNAKKKAQIAELNTFVARFSANASKAKQATSRAKQIDKIQLEEVKPSSRQNPFIRFEQSKELFRNALIVENLSQGYEEDLFSDFNAIFEVGERVAIIGENGVGKTTLLNTLAGVLLPRTGEFKWSENSNIGYYAQDHAEEFAEDMNLMDWMGQWRQAGDDEQVIRGFLGRMLFGQDDIKKSVKVLSGGEQGRMLLGKLMMHKPNMLLMDEPTNHMDMESIESLNTALEQYKGTLFFVSHDRVFVDSLATRVLEIKEGKINDFRGTYSEFLKSKGIDG, from the coding sequence ATCATAAGTACCAACAATATTACGCAGCAATTTGGTGCGAAACCGTTATTTGAAAACATATCCGTCAAATTTGGTGATGGAAACCGCTACGGTTTAATAGGCGCCAATGGATGTGGTAAGTCTACCTTCATGAAGATTTTAAGCGGTGAACTCGACCCAACAGGTGGTAATGTCAGTTATGACCCAAATGAGCGCGTCGCTAAGCTGAATCAGGATCAGTTTGCTTACGAAGAATTTACTGTGATCGATACCGTTATCATGGGCTTTAAAGAGCTATGGGAAGTCAAGAAAGAACGTGACCGTATCTATTCCTTGCCTGAAATGACAGAAGAAGACGGCATCAAAGTGGCCGAACTTGAAGTCGAATTTGCCGAAATGGATGGCTATATGGCTGATGCCAAAGCCGGTGAATTACTGCTAGCGGTTGGCATTCCTGAAGAACAGCATTATGGATTGATGAGCGAAGTCGCACCGGGGTGGAAGCTGCGTGTTCTGTTAGCACAAGTTCTATTTGCTGACCCACATATTATGCTGCTCGATGAGCCGACCAACAACCTTGATATGGATACCATTCGCTGGTTAGAAGACACGCTTAACCAGAGAAACTGTACCATGATCATTATTTCTCACGATCGCCATTTCCTCAATTCAGTTTGTACCCACATGGCAGACTTAGATTACGGTGAATTGCGTCTATTTGCTGGTAATTATGATGAGTACATGGTCGCAGCTACTCAGGCTCGTGAACGTTTACTGGCTGATAATGCGAAGAAGAAAGCTCAAATTGCCGAGTTAAACACATTCGTCGCGCGCTTTTCTGCCAATGCATCTAAGGCTAAGCAGGCCACTTCTCGTGCCAAGCAGATCGACAAAATCCAGCTAGAAGAAGTGAAGCCGTCGAGTCGCCAGAATCCGTTTATTCGTTTTGAGCAGTCTAAAGAACTATTCCGTAATGCTTTAATTGTTGAAAACTTATCTCAAGGTTACGAAGAGGATTTGTTCTCAGACTTCAATGCTATTTTTGAAGTGGGAGAGCGGGTTGCCATTATTGGTGAAAACGGTGTCGGTAAAACAACATTACTGAACACGCTTGCAGGCGTATTGTTACCGCGTACTGGTGAATTCAAATGGTCTGAAAACTCTAACATAGGCTATTATGCTCAAGATCATGCTGAAGAGTTTGCTGAAGACATGAACTTAATGGACTGGATGGGCCAGTGGCGTCAGGCTGGGGATGACGAACAAGTCATTCGCGGTTTCTTAGGACGCATGTTGTTTGGCCAAGACGACATTAAAAAGTCTGTTAAAGTACTTTCGGGTGGTGAGCAAGGGCGAATGCTTCTCGGCAAGCTTATGATGCACAAACCGAACATGTTGCTGATGGATGAGCCTACCAACCATATGGATATGGAGTCTATTGAATCTCTAAATACGGCGCTTGAGCAATACAAAGGCACGCTTTTCTTCGTATCTCATGACCGAGTGTTTGTGGACTCGCTGGCAACTCGTGTTCTGGAAATTAAAGAGGGTAAAATTAACGACTTCCGTGGTACTTACTCGGAATTCCTAAAATCGAAAGGAATTGATGGTTAA
- a CDS encoding GFA family protein, translating into MSYAETNCLCGCVKITAESINPNFTVCHCQSCRTWGGAPFFAVKCGTQVKIEGENKVKMYKSSSWASRGFCTECGTHLFYKFKETGEYNMPVGLFPQLDSLKMDMQYFSDMRPSYYCFANETKEMTTEEIMAYFADKT; encoded by the coding sequence ATGTCTTACGCAGAAACTAACTGCTTATGTGGCTGTGTAAAAATCACAGCAGAAAGCATCAACCCTAATTTTACAGTTTGTCATTGTCAGTCGTGCCGAACTTGGGGTGGGGCACCATTTTTCGCAGTTAAATGCGGAACACAAGTGAAAATCGAGGGTGAAAACAAAGTTAAAATGTACAAGTCATCTTCTTGGGCCTCCCGTGGTTTCTGTACAGAGTGTGGCACTCATTTGTTTTACAAGTTCAAAGAAACGGGAGAATACAACATGCCTGTAGGCTTATTTCCACAATTAGACAGTTTGAAAATGGACATGCAATACTTTAGCGACATGCGCCCAAGCTACTACTGCTTTGCCAATGAAACTAAGGAAATGACTACAGAAGAAATCATGGCTTACTTTGCAGATAAGACTTAA
- a CDS encoding OmpA family protein yields MTIMRSFNKFCTLTSGLLLVPAIGFAKVTDYSSNDFNISYFVGAETGYQVSSDTDYPYSDPHSPLAGIYGGINLTDRLSWDLGYQYLGEMTGAYNSIRIETSLARTGLRYAYPVYKQLSVYGYAGAAYWSLDKSSPNAQYSDNGFSPIYKLGVTAPIAKDLYLDLGYQYIDGIGSQQTGEFDSHSALLGLTYHFGRSEKQQVIIPVIKSNEEECESEMIEPHTIYHYSTQLSKEMKTFGVDKSELSLQQKEIVHITQLMSDNPTAKVKVIGHTDTSGSEAYNQKLSEKRAQYIAAKLENNGVERDRILVEGKGEMAPIASNETVEGRALNRRVDITVFISE; encoded by the coding sequence ATGACTATTATGCGTTCGTTTAACAAATTCTGCACTTTAACAAGCGGATTACTATTAGTACCTGCTATAGGTTTTGCTAAAGTCACAGATTACAGCTCTAATGACTTTAATATAAGCTATTTCGTCGGTGCTGAAACTGGCTATCAGGTTTCATCTGACACTGACTACCCATATAGCGACCCACATAGTCCTCTTGCAGGCATATATGGCGGTATTAACTTAACAGATCGTTTAAGCTGGGATTTAGGTTATCAATACCTAGGTGAGATGACTGGAGCATATAACTCTATTCGTATAGAAACATCTCTAGCTCGTACTGGTCTACGCTACGCCTATCCTGTATACAAGCAACTATCTGTCTACGGCTACGCAGGTGCTGCTTATTGGTCTTTAGACAAGTCTTCACCTAATGCTCAATACAGTGATAATGGTTTTTCTCCAATATATAAATTGGGAGTGACTGCTCCGATAGCAAAAGACCTATACCTAGATCTTGGCTATCAGTATATCGATGGTATTGGAAGCCAACAAACCGGTGAATTTGATAGCCACAGTGCTTTATTAGGACTGACGTATCATTTTGGTCGCAGCGAAAAACAGCAAGTTATTATTCCTGTAATCAAATCCAATGAAGAAGAGTGCGAATCTGAAATGATCGAACCTCACACTATCTACCATTATTCAACTCAACTATCGAAAGAAATGAAAACCTTTGGGGTAGATAAATCAGAGTTATCTCTTCAGCAAAAAGAGATCGTACACATCACTCAACTTATGTCCGATAACCCAACGGCCAAAGTAAAGGTAATTGGTCATACGGACACATCAGGCTCAGAGGCTTATAACCAAAAGCTCTCTGAAAAACGAGCTCAATATATTGCAGCAAAACTCGAGAACAATGGTGTTGAAAGAGATCGCATCCTAGTGGAAGGAAAAGGAGAAATGGCTCCTATTGCGAGTAACGAAACCGTTGAAGGTCGAGCTTTAAACCGACGTGTTGATATCACTGTCTTTATTTCAGAGTAA
- a CDS encoding RNA polymerase sigma factor, with protein MSDDKHQIGLLLSKIALRDREAFEALYQLTSTRLFSLIYNVVKDEHIAADILQEGYVKLWYSNNEYVLDYPWAWLCQIMRNMAIDEVRKRERRKEELTENLLEDAVQLSEFKSDSGLNYCLQSLAEEKRNAIVLAYQHGMSHQEIVEYVKTPLGTVKSWIRRGLQELKLCLTK; from the coding sequence GTGAGCGACGATAAACATCAAATAGGTTTACTGCTCTCCAAAATAGCGCTTCGAGACCGAGAGGCTTTCGAAGCGCTTTATCAGTTAACCAGTACAAGATTATTTAGTCTTATATACAATGTGGTCAAAGATGAACATATCGCCGCTGACATTTTACAAGAAGGTTATGTAAAGCTTTGGTATAGCAACAATGAGTATGTGTTGGATTATCCTTGGGCTTGGCTCTGCCAGATCATGAGAAACATGGCCATAGATGAGGTCAGAAAACGAGAGCGGCGCAAGGAAGAATTGACTGAAAATCTATTAGAAGATGCGGTTCAACTTAGCGAATTTAAGAGCGACTCAGGGCTAAATTATTGTCTTCAGTCTCTTGCTGAAGAGAAACGAAATGCAATTGTATTGGCGTATCAACACGGTATGAGCCACCAAGAGATCGTCGAGTATGTGAAGACACCTCTAGGTACAGTTAAATCTTGGATTCGTCGCGGGTTACAGGAATTGAAACTATGTTTGACCAAATAA
- a CDS encoding peptide deformylase, with amino-acid sequence MHETEITLASILRFGDPRLESTAHAVDFPDSELNQNINHLREALVLFQQHYKWGRSIAAPQIGIMKCIVAINTPHLPSVLINPEIIWHSTETQLVWDDCMSLPEIAVEVERWKHITVKYQTIDGDIKFLESLSPQDSELLQHEIDHLSGIIMTHRMTSAHRVISRELRTA; translated from the coding sequence ATGCATGAAACAGAAATAACATTAGCATCAATACTTAGATTTGGAGATCCTCGGCTAGAGAGTACTGCCCATGCTGTTGATTTCCCTGATTCAGAGCTGAATCAGAATATTAATCATCTACGTGAAGCTCTTGTTCTTTTCCAACAACATTACAAGTGGGGACGTTCTATCGCTGCGCCTCAAATAGGAATAATGAAGTGTATAGTAGCAATCAATACACCGCATTTACCAAGTGTTTTAATAAATCCTGAGATAATTTGGCATAGTACCGAAACTCAACTGGTTTGGGATGATTGTATGAGTCTACCGGAAATTGCAGTTGAGGTTGAACGATGGAAACATATTACGGTTAAATATCAAACAATAGATGGAGATATTAAATTTCTTGAAAGTCTATCTCCGCAAGATTCCGAATTGCTGCAACATGAAATTGACCATTTAAGCGGAATTATCATGACACATAGAATGACCAGTGCACATCGAGTAATATCTAGAGAGCTTCGTACTGCTTAA
- the mobA gene encoding molybdenum cofactor guanylyltransferase MobA, with product MLLPENTSWVILAGGQGKRMGEKDKGLILLNDRPLIAHVFERLSAQTSDIRISANQNVAFYSQFAPVIQDHLQGFLGPMGGIHAALCELNKDWVGFVPCDCPALTENLVERFCCAVTEESEILVAHDGLSAQPVFSLYHKKVLGRLVTFLSDGERKMKRFYQECNTQFVDFSDEPYCFINLNTPKELKDFSDNTSQQRLSADVQRK from the coding sequence ATGCTTCTTCCAGAAAACACCAGTTGGGTTATTTTAGCTGGCGGACAAGGCAAACGTATGGGCGAAAAAGATAAAGGGCTTATCCTGCTTAACGATCGTCCACTGATAGCACATGTGTTCGAACGTCTGTCCGCTCAAACCTCAGACATAAGGATTAGTGCTAATCAGAATGTCGCGTTTTACTCTCAATTTGCTCCTGTCATCCAAGATCATTTGCAAGGTTTCCTAGGGCCAATGGGAGGAATTCATGCGGCCTTATGTGAATTAAACAAAGATTGGGTTGGTTTTGTCCCTTGCGATTGCCCTGCGTTAACAGAAAATCTGGTCGAGCGTTTTTGCTGTGCAGTAACAGAAGAATCTGAAATACTAGTTGCTCATGATGGGCTGTCGGCACAACCAGTCTTCTCTCTTTATCATAAAAAAGTACTGGGCAGGTTAGTCACGTTTTTGAGCGACGGAGAGAGAAAAATGAAGCGTTTCTATCAAGAATGCAACACTCAATTTGTAGACTTCAGTGATGAACCGTACTGCTTTATCAATTTAAACACACCAAAAGAGCTAAAGGACTTTTCAGACAATACGTCACAACAAAGGCTCTCAGCTGATGTTCAGAGAAAGTGA
- a CDS encoding DUF2960 domain-containing protein, protein MSRIIEYTYKGKNKTLTFSYQQHHNIHEAVAQAEGIDISEFLKMEQQIEAVSDTKAVRNFRDNHFRKLGFEKITLAQKENRGIGSKDK, encoded by the coding sequence ATGTCACGCATAATCGAATACACATACAAAGGTAAAAACAAAACACTGACGTTTTCTTACCAGCAACACCACAACATACATGAAGCCGTTGCTCAAGCTGAAGGGATAGACATTTCTGAATTCCTGAAGATGGAACAGCAAATCGAGGCCGTATCAGACACAAAAGCAGTGCGTAACTTTCGGGACAATCATTTTAGAAAATTAGGCTTTGAGAAGATCACTCTTGCGCAAAAAGAGAATCGAGGCATTGGTTCTAAGGATAAATAA
- a CDS encoding pyridoxal-phosphate dependent enzyme, which produces MLNFLRPKKLLESSLTYKATPLREFSYKGQRLLIKDETQRLGESSFKVLGGAYAVTQLVSKQVGKVLTYDDFSKPEVRSVTKHMTFVCASAGNHGLAVTHGAQTVGARSRVHLSKNVPDEFANRLINKGAEVIRSGATYEESIEAAIHDAKKSDAIHLADTFWCGYTEIPQLVMEGYTVIAEELREEFERTNAWPTHVYLQAGVGGLAASICLMIRSNWRVQPKIIVVEPDLAPCLSESAQQGKVCSVEGAVSIMGRLDCKTPSLIAFDILFHQADSFVTITEQEALNATMVAQQFSINTTPSGAAGLAALINDLDDDQLPLVIITESDI; this is translated from the coding sequence ATGCTAAATTTTCTAAGACCTAAAAAGCTATTGGAATCATCCTTAACCTATAAGGCTACCCCATTGAGAGAGTTCTCCTATAAGGGGCAGCGCTTACTTATAAAGGATGAGACGCAACGCTTAGGTGAAAGTTCTTTTAAAGTATTAGGTGGGGCATATGCTGTTACACAACTCGTTTCCAAGCAAGTTGGAAAAGTACTTACCTATGACGATTTTTCTAAGCCGGAAGTTCGGAGTGTAACGAAGCACATGACATTTGTCTGTGCAAGCGCTGGTAACCATGGCCTTGCTGTCACACATGGCGCACAAACTGTCGGTGCCCGATCTCGTGTTCATCTTTCTAAAAACGTTCCTGATGAATTTGCTAATCGTCTGATTAATAAAGGAGCCGAAGTTATTCGCTCAGGAGCAACATATGAAGAAAGCATCGAAGCAGCAATCCATGATGCAAAAAAATCAGATGCCATTCACTTAGCAGATACGTTTTGGTGTGGATACACAGAAATCCCTCAACTAGTGATGGAGGGGTATACAGTAATAGCGGAAGAGCTACGAGAAGAGTTTGAGAGAACGAATGCATGGCCTACACACGTTTATTTGCAGGCAGGTGTCGGAGGCTTAGCGGCTTCAATTTGTTTAATGATACGTAGTAACTGGCGAGTACAACCTAAAATTATCGTTGTTGAACCTGACCTTGCTCCTTGCTTATCTGAAAGTGCACAACAAGGAAAAGTCTGTAGCGTTGAAGGGGCTGTTTCCATCATGGGAAGACTAGACTGTAAAACGCCATCTCTTATTGCTTTCGATATTTTATTTCATCAAGCAGATAGCTTTGTAACAATAACTGAGCAAGAAGCCTTAAATGCCACAATGGTTGCTCAACAATTCTCGATCAATACAACACCGTCGGGCGCTGCGGGATTGGCGGCACTAATAAACGATTTAGATGACGACCAACTACCCTTGGTCATTATTACTGAAAGCGATATTTGA
- a CDS encoding NIPSNAP family protein has translation MITCHVRYVIDPKKVDEFEEYARMWIPLVEKFGGQHNGYFLPSEGANNVALALFTFESLSAYEDYRTKSQNDPECIKAFEFADRVDCIISYERSFFRPVLI, from the coding sequence ATGATTACTTGTCACGTCAGGTATGTAATTGACCCAAAGAAGGTCGATGAGTTCGAAGAATACGCCAGAATGTGGATTCCACTTGTTGAGAAGTTTGGTGGTCAACACAATGGCTACTTTCTGCCATCTGAAGGCGCAAACAATGTAGCTTTGGCTCTTTTTACGTTTGAAAGTTTGTCAGCTTATGAAGACTATCGTACTAAGTCTCAAAATGATCCTGAATGTATTAAAGCTTTCGAGTTTGCCGATAGAGTGGACTGTATTATCAGCTATGAGCGCAGCTTTTTTAGACCAGTGTTGATTTAA
- a CDS encoding DUF6058 family natural product biosynthesis protein — protein MELIKYLNNYFFTKQELLDITKITEQDLLKYQNDGVMPKCSYKLSLNIKSDSFFGLHHDEQEIEYYAKGYSSWLAIIQSLNSTEAIYSVFANRYKIAIESLKKQGYSSTNFKVTSELNEHINEQWSHFLNGTYGLCTKSGLPEDIAAKEFSILVINELSEHNELTPEQLNRLNLAVDLLDSASSLFAPHERLKSSRHRLVNEVRRKYQLKTS, from the coding sequence GTGGAATTAATCAAATATCTAAATAATTACTTTTTTACAAAACAAGAGCTGCTTGATATTACAAAAATCACAGAACAAGACCTATTAAAATACCAAAATGATGGCGTAATGCCAAAATGCTCCTATAAATTAAGCCTAAACATAAAAAGTGATTCATTTTTTGGCTTACATCACGATGAGCAAGAAATAGAGTATTACGCAAAAGGCTACTCTTCATGGTTAGCTATAATTCAATCACTGAATTCAACTGAAGCTATTTATTCAGTATTTGCTAACCGTTATAAAATTGCTATCGAAAGTCTTAAAAAACAAGGATATTCTTCTACCAACTTTAAAGTCACCTCAGAGCTGAATGAACATATTAACGAACAGTGGAGCCATTTTTTAAATGGAACTTATGGTTTATGTACTAAATCGGGGTTACCTGAAGATATAGCTGCTAAAGAATTTTCAATTCTCGTAATCAATGAGTTATCAGAACACAATGAGTTGACTCCTGAGCAACTTAATAGGCTAAATCTAGCTGTTGACCTTTTAGATTCAGCTAGCTCATTATTTGCTCCACACGAGAGGCTTAAAAGCTCTCGTCACCGTTTGGTAAATGAAGTGCGCCGCAAATATCAATTAAAAACCTCATAA
- a CDS encoding substrate-binding domain-containing protein, which produces MKLNMSLAALTLAVVSTFSVASPKLDPSIKHQPKDGVINVYGPGGPDTALRSAANAYSEKTGVPVKVIAGPESKWTRDAQKNADLIFGSSEQSMSAFVETYPFITDMDVKPVYLRRAVIAVPKGNPKNIKGIQDLLDKPSRIVVTEGLGVYNTSGTGVWEDIAGRKGSLADVQNFRSKIIAYAKGSGASFKAFQEQKADAWITWIHWPLNHADKVDYVEIEPERRIYRDLTLAKTRGAEPQTQDFIDFVNSDQGKAFFTREGWTQ; this is translated from the coding sequence ATGAAGCTTAATATGAGCTTAGCCGCTTTGACATTGGCAGTGGTCAGCACCTTTTCTGTCGCGTCGCCTAAACTTGACCCATCGATTAAACATCAGCCTAAAGATGGCGTCATTAATGTGTATGGCCCTGGTGGTCCTGACACAGCACTTCGAAGTGCAGCGAATGCTTACAGTGAAAAAACAGGTGTTCCGGTAAAAGTCATCGCAGGTCCAGAATCTAAATGGACTCGTGACGCACAGAAAAATGCAGATCTAATCTTTGGTTCTTCAGAGCAATCCATGAGCGCATTTGTTGAAACCTATCCATTTATCACCGATATGGATGTAAAACCTGTTTATCTTCGTCGCGCTGTTATTGCAGTACCGAAAGGTAATCCTAAAAATATCAAAGGGATTCAAGACTTACTAGATAAACCTTCACGTATTGTCGTGACAGAAGGCTTGGGAGTATACAACACATCAGGGACAGGTGTCTGGGAAGACATTGCAGGACGTAAAGGCTCTTTGGCTGATGTGCAAAACTTCCGCAGCAAGATTATTGCTTATGCCAAAGGCAGCGGGGCAAGTTTTAAGGCATTCCAAGAGCAGAAAGCCGACGCTTGGATCACATGGATCCATTGGCCTTTAAATCATGCTGATAAGGTTGATTATGTCGAGATTGAACCAGAAAGACGTATATATCGAGATTTGACATTAGCTAAAACACGTGGCGCAGAGCCACAAACTCAGGACTTCATCGATTTTGTAAATAGCGACCAAGGTAAAGCTTTCTTTACTCGCGAAGGTTGGACTCAATAA